A window of Daucus carota subsp. sativus chromosome 2, DH1 v3.0, whole genome shotgun sequence genomic DNA:
ATTTTAGGTAaccattattatataatattttaggggtTGAAAATAGGGAATTGCATTGGGCTTGCTCTTAGTAAAGACCAGAAGCCTCTTCTTTGTGAGTTTAAGGATAACATTAATTAAAACCAAAGATTTCAGATTTCACTCGAACGGGACATGTCAGCTATCATAACAGATCACACTCCAAAGAAAAGGTCCCGTTTTCTTCCGAGATTTTTCAGGataaatattcatttaaaacatgaaaaagaaacaaaagaattttttttaatgatattatactTCCTCCGTTTCAATTCACATAtccacttttaaaaaaaaaaattgttttaaattagttgcacacttcaattttcaatgcaaaatcatattttcaaaatcaattttacttcacatatctcttatttatattttcccaGATCAATCTCATTTCAATCCACGTATTATGATCGTTTAatacaattaatttgtgaacattcacaaattaattaatttaatgacGCTTTACTTTTGTTTGCGCATTGGCATTAGTCATACACGGAACTGGGTCCGATGGAACCTAACAGAAAAACAATTTATCTAAGCCTGGTCCATATACAAGCTCAACACAGGACCAGGCCCGAAACATAAATAACCTATAGTGTTGGACCGGCCCATCAGAACCAAACATAAATTATCATATCGGAGTATGTATCCATGTATTTACAAGTGTGCAGAGGACTTAGTTGTTAACAAGAAGAGGAAACGAAACCCTCGATTTtgtttagagagagaaacagACAGAGGAGAGAGAGATGTCGGGAACAACGACGGCGGATGAAGACAAGAAGCCTGGAACTGAAGGCGGCGCACACATCAATCTTAAGGTCAAGGGCCAGGTAGACATACATACATTCATACATTAATTAATATCTCTTTATTCTTGTCTTAGATTTGTTTATTAAATACACATTCTGTGATTACTTATTAGGGTTTGTGAGAGCATGTGTTTTTTTTGGTTCGATCTTTGTTTTATTACATGCTTTTACTTTTAGATATGTATGTTTGTATGTTAATAGCCCCCATTTGTTTAGTTTAGATGTGTTGATGAAATTTCAGTAtctgtttgtttgtttgcctaTTAATGACTTTAATTAGGGAAAATAATTTATAGGAGTTTTCCTTTTGATTATCATGAAAGAATTAACTATGAATGCTGACAGAATGATGTTTTGGAAactgttttttttgtttgaagaCGGAAAAGCGGCATTTTTCTCCTTTTGGGAAATATATGGTATAGTCGGTTGCTTATTTATGTGAATGATCTCAAGCATGCAATGCAGGTTTTGGTCTTTAATTAAATTTCGGACAATTAATTGTCAATCtaggttttttttttggacaTACCTTCATTATCTGATATATGCGTGATAGGATCTTTACTAATATTGCTTGATCTTGTACTATTGTTTCAACTTATCACTCTGTCTTTGTAGTACTTGTTAAATCAATCCATTTTgggtaattattttataaactaaTGTCTAGGTTATTATTATTGGTTTAAGCCCTTTGTACTATGTTCAGTTATATGGATAATGGCTGATTGTCTACTAGCAAGCTTCTTGTCTACGTGTCTGGCTTACATGCCTACTAGCTAGTTATTGTTTACCACTTATTGAGGATTTCTATAAATTGCCTATGAAGTTATATACTTCTTCCTAATGAGTGGTCCGATCCAACTAACTGAAATCAGCTATATTTGTTTGGATAcatgtatgtttttttattatctttttacaaaatttacgTGATAATAAATGGCCTGACCAACTATATAGTTGATTGTCTACTTTGGAAGTTGGCGTATATGGTGTAAACACATAGGTTGGATCTGTTGGGAGGATTGGTTCCTCTTCTTAGTTGATGGATTAGACTGATTTTTTTACAGGATGGAAACGAGGTTTTCTTCAGGATCAAAAGAAATACTCAACTAAAGAAACTCATGAATGCATATTGTGATCGGCAGTCTGTTGAGATGAACTCAATTGCTTTCCTGTTTGATGGTCGTCGTCTCCAAGGGGCCCAGACTCCAGATGAGGTTTAAAATTCAGGCTCTGTtttcacaaataaaataatatttataattaaatagatATACAGTCCATGTGTTTTTACCCCTTTTCTTGTAACTTTTCTCTCTttgttcaattttgtaattggCCTTTTCAGCTTGAAATGGAGGATGGCGATGAGATCGATGCCATGTTGCATCAAACTGGTGGAGGAATCATATGAGATCTGATCTGTTACTGTTTATGGACATAGTATTTAGTATTTTAATGCAAGTTGGCTTTAATATAAGGTTGTGCTGGTTGACATTTAGAATTCAATGTGACAACAGTTTGTATTTCTCTGTCTCTTGTAAACTTTGCTGATTCTTACTATTATTAGTAGTTTATGTGGCATGACCATTCCATtgtcttttcttcttttctctttgTTTGTGGTTGGAACATAGATGTGATGATactgataaaaatattattgctaGTTCTGATGAAGTTTCAGGTGAAGACCAATTGACTGTGGCTAACCAATGCTTTATGATTAGGATGCGCCTCGTTTCCCCTGGCAAGGCCTCAGAGATTCAGTTCCATGAGTAATGTTGATGGTCAGGCTTCTAGTTCTATGTAGGTGGGAAGAACCTGTTGAGATTGAAAGGCAAAGTGTAGAACTCTTCATTTCGATTATCACCTCTAAATGTTCTGAATTTTACCCACCAAGGCATTCCTCGATCTTTCTTCGACTTCTCCACATCCACTGTGTTGTCAAGAAATACTGCAACCATAAGCCCTACTGTCGGTGGTGATGAGAATATTGTGTTCAAGAATGCATTGAACTGCAcaacaaatatgaaaaataataaataacccATTTATATCACATAGATAGAATAACAAATTGATCACAGATGCTGTAGTTACACTTTGGAAGGTGGAATTGCAATAGAAAGCATTTTAAGGTTtgtaaaatatgatatttaccCAACCAGCATCAGTGCGAACAAGTCCGTGATGAAGAGTTGAATTCTCGTAGAAAAACTGAGGGATAGATATTCCAAGGAAGAGAGATAACccaattatgaaaagatttcTCATGGAATTCATGTTAGTGAACTGTAAAAATGATAGACCAACTGCACCTGTGAAAGAATATGGAAGCACTGTAATGCGAACCAAATCACTATCAGAAATTTGGTAAACTATTAATATCATACCTACGAGACCAAACAGAACACAATACAATGCAGCGTATATAGGAAAAGGAATTGATGCAAAAACAGCTCCGAATTTCCCTGCAAATTGACAAATTGCGTTTCTAGATTAAGAATAAAACTGgtaaagtgaatatatatacaGTTATAATGTGATTATGGTGCAATAGTACATGATTTTCATTGTTTCTCCAAACTAGGAAGTACCAACCTAAGATTGAGAACAATATCATGAAGCCTGCAGATATTTGAACAACTCTGCGACTTCCAACTCGAGTCAGTCCTAGCAGCCCAATGTTTTCACTGAAAAACAAATTCCTGTTGTCTGTCAATCTTTATACATTGTTGGATGAATTGAATGTATTATACCCGCAGCACTACATGAGTCGCTCAAAGATTAAAATAATTCTCACACAGACACTGAAGAGCCTATGCCTGTTCCATAAAGACCATCAAGTAAAACTCCTATTCCCTGCAAAAACAATAACGGAAAACTTGGTCAGCCTTCCTCCGAACGGAGACAGACACAATGAATTTCAGTAAAGCAGCCTTCTCAAGAGATTAAATTGAAGAATATTGTTTAAGTTGCGCACCTGCCAACCAATTCCCCGGCTCAATACATATGCAGGAGGTGGGGTGGCAATTGCAAGCCGAGATGCAGCATTGTATGCAGCAGTGGACTACAGCAGATTAAAGAGTTGAGGGACAAAATGTTCATTTCAGACAAAACTATATAGAAATCCTATAAAGAGCAGTTAAGAGCATGAGCAGGTTttgaatattgatattgcaggcTTGCACTGGTTTCCAAATACTTATACATCATCAGAAATATGAGATCCGATGAGACATAATATTGAATTTCATTACAAAAATTTACGTATGTCTTAAATAGTACTAACAATTTCCATGATGACCCATAGAACAGTTTATGaaagaattatatatgtgtatctCGCTCACTGCAAATACATCTTATATGTGGAGGAGCATCAGCATGCTCAAGTAAACTCTGGGAGTCTGGGTGAACATTGAAGATTTGCAGAAACAAATCCAAGTTAATCTGAAGGGTTCATCGTGTCAATTTCAAGAGAGATGGAAAGTCCTATgtatttttagaattcaaatgaagtaaaaataaaagttgtgtTCCCAGCTTTAGGCGTCAAAATCTAGTTTTCTGTTTCCACATATAACCTTTTTTCCCTttctcttgtatttaaattcaaaaatgttAGTTTATTTAACACAAACATGAAATTCAGAAAGGATCAAGAAATTTAATACTGAGATTCAAGTATAATATTACTAGCTGAAATAACTGAACCAACCACATCAATCCAAAATTGATCAATTGAAAAACTCAAAGAAATGTCTTGAGAGACATGCTGGAGACAATACGAATACCTCAACCATTGACACGAGAACTGCAGACATCATGGCAAATGAACTTCCCGGTGAAAAGGTTGGTGGACCCCACTGAAAAGGATATGGAAATTTGAACCTGCATAGAAACAACAATCGCGTAGAACTCAGACATGGGCTATTTACAAAAACGCGAAAGTTGCAAACTAAACCATATTACAAACCAAGGGGCAGTAGAGATGAGATTAGCTTTATCTGTCCGACAACTGAATTGATTTTTGATGGGTCTGTCTCGGTAGGCACCACTTGCTGTTAATATTATTGAATAGATCCAAATGACTGTGATGCAGATTAGTATAGGAAAACGTTCAAAAATGGGCATTTCTCCCACAGTTCTCCAATATTTTAGATACTGCAATCAGGAAAGTCTTAGTTACATGACAGTGAGAAACAATATGCTGTTAGGTATACAGCAGCATAATACACCACTTACTTGTGACACTCCAATCACCAACAAAAGCATTGGTATCCCGATTTCTACACATTTCCCCAACTGAAATACAATAGTTACAGCATAAACAGTTGCAGGAGTAATAATTAGGATTAAAGATAAAAACTCCAAGTCCAAGCAAAGAGGAGTCGCAAAAACACTATGGTGAATCATTGCGAGAAATGTTTACAGATGATGTGTTTAAAGAAGCTTAGAATTACTAAGTTCAGTAACTGTATAGCCTATGCATGTGAAGAACAACAGTTCACTACTAAATTCTGGGAACTACCTGAGATTCCAGATGTTGCAAGTTAGCGGATAATAAACACACACCAACATTTTAATAGAAAAATCTACCTCTGGAAATCCTCGTTGAAATAACCCTAAACCAAGCAAAGCCACAACAGGCGCCATGCCAAGAGGACTGAAAAACCTGCGAGGAAAATCTGGAACATCATAAAACTATGTTGTATTATTATTTCATTCACTTGCACAATCAGACATACCTTGAAAAGAGGCCCCATACTTGGCTGTATCCAAGGATGATTTGCACACTTGATGCTATAATTAGAGCCCCTTGAATAGCACGCATCGTTTCAATAAACCTCTGCCAGATGTTCCACAAGAAGCACAATGAACTTTTATATCTTTATCTTTTAAGAAAAATTCTCAGCCACGTGATGAAGCACATAAGACACTGCTGTCAAGATTGTTCTTGCTTGTAATTTTAAAGGGTGATGGTTGTTTCCCATAAAGAATATACCAAGAGGAAAATTTACCTGTATGCATACACCCCTgccagttttttttttcaattacttCTTTACTTAGATGCTAAAAAGTGATATAACCACAACAACTATTCAGTGTGATAAATTAAGACCCCTTCAAAATCATTGCTTACTATCCAGTGGCACACATTATTGGGGATTGCGTAAGAATGGGATCTTACATCATGATTGTCAGTAATTTGTTGTAGAGATGAatcgaaaattatatttaatacgGGAATGACATAAGCATAAGATCCTCCAACTACAACTGGCAACCGTGTTCCAAAAAGAGCTTGAAGAAGTGTGTTAACTCCAGCTACAAACAACAAGGTTTGTATTACTCGTGCCTTCTCCCCCTGATTATTTAAGCAGGCAAACATATTAAGTTGCAAGTCAGGGTACCAATCACGAGAAATGAGAGAAGAAATTCAGTCTTTACACACAGATACGTGAAGAAACTAAATTATAGGCCCTTTGGTGTAAGATGTTTAATACAGTTGTATGCAAAGACCTAATATCAAGTAGCTTTAAAGTTGAATACAGACGACATTAACCTTAAACTTGACTTAAACACTAAATAAAATGACTGCAAGACTGCTGAAATTTTTTGTAATCAGAATTAACTTATGTCTGTTCTAAGCTGACTTGgatgtaaaatattaaacacGAATGTTGCACAATAAATTTGATAACAAGGGCTTACATCAGTTCCACCCATTAATGGGACAAGGAGAGTAGGAATCATCACACTTGATCCTAGCACCAGAATATAGTTTTGAAATGCCAGTAAGATACTTTCAGCTGCAGAACAAAATATTAGCTTTGAATTAGTAGAAAAGGTACAAAGACCACCAAAGAGCTGAAATATATTCTGATGAGCTGGCGTACCATTGACTACTTTTAAATGGATGTAATTAAATTTTAGAGTTCAAACATGAAGAATTCAGGAAAGAATTACGCAAAAATCTGGGCAGTTATACACTCCACATAGCTAAagagatcaaatttttcatatgttCTTTTTTGCTCTGATGATAGGTTTAAGGACATTCTTAGTTCAGAAACTCGTCCAATTTCATACATGTTTAATTCACCAACATGCAGGACAGAACTGAAATGAGGGcatatatgtttaatttcaTACATGTTTAATTCCAAAGTTGAAATCTAGCAAGTCAGTTGATTAGATAAATGTTCTGCTTATTATTGTGTCAATTAATTCTTCAAATACTTTAGGATTTCTTAGTTCATTGTGTAGTCATCTTGAAGCCTGACAAAGATCTAACACTCCATAATCATGGATGATTAAGCTTACTAGTATAGGATATGCAAATGTGCCAGCAGCTCACTTAAAGTATGCTAAAGTTCACATAAAAAGCTCTTTCATATGTGAAAGCAACTGTTTCCATTCATCGATAATTTACTAATGTGGGGGGCCACCAAGTACTAACCTTACATTCTGGACTATCAATTACAAACAGTAAAATAAAAGCTTAAATTTTGTGTATCTTTAATAAATTACAGCATAATCTTCTGCAGTTCTGCTTCCCCAGACACATTCTTTAAAATCAAACACAATAAACTTGCTCCCCCTCCCCCAACAACAAAACACACGTCACTCACACTAAATGTGTAACTGATTACAATGAGGAGACAGCTTAACATTCTTTTCATACccaaaattatgattttataccATGCCCACCATATAAATATGCACATCCatatagataaaaatatgagaaagagggagagggagagggagggagggagagagggagagagagagggagagcgggagagggagggagggagagagagagagagagagagagagagagagagagagagtacgcCAAGGAGGGTTGGAATCAATGCAGTACTGAAGGTCTCGGAGCTGTTCCATGGGAAAGTGTGTAATGTCTGCCATTGCTTACAAGCTTCAAGCTTCACAGTAGCTCtctaaaaatatgaatatgtaaagtgtgtgtgtgtgtgtgttacagTAATAATATTGGAGAAGTATGAAGAAAAACAAGTGTCCGTTGAAAAGAGGTCTCGGAGTGAGAGAGATATGTCATGCTTTTACTTGGCTTCCACAGACTATACATGTGTACACTACTGCCGACTATACTTTGCAAGTTACCAGTAAAAGGACAATGTCTTTGTTATACACATCtgaagtataattttataatttttatataaaaatttcatctaaacaaaaatttgatatttaaatttttatttaaaaaaattaaaaagaattataaaattatactttataggaggCTCAAAATGTGTGCAAATATCAAACTAGTATCTACTCTCATCCTTCAAAATTAATAATCCAGAAAGTGTTACTGTATATTCTGAATcgtattaaaaattcaaattaatttaaaaaaaataatttattaatatataaattatattttgatttcagGTAAtagttttgatttatcaaaaaaattgataaattctGAATTAAATTAATcgattaattttgagatttctgcAACTTGAAAACAACAAGACACCACGTTTTACattaagaatttttaatatttgaaataggttataataaaatacagtcaattaattttataaaaaataagttgtaaTTGCAGATTTGCATAAGGGATTTGTTGAATTATATCCATTCCAATTCAAAGTCTTATGTCGGCACCCAACTCAAGGGGATCGATATCCGGGAGCTCTCTTGCggaatattttttcttttaatttaatcGTAATGCTTTGTTGTATTAACTTtggatatattatttaaaaggtaatttatatttaaaaatgaaatttcataataaaaaatTCCAATCTCatacatattattatatgatAAAAACACATTTTCAAATCCTCACTCCCAGAGAGCGGGAGATATCataattaaacatatttttaaaattaattatttttgaagttttttttttttgaaagaaattatTTTCGAAGTTATTAACACTGTTATTCTTACATACCCAAATCATCAAATTTCaggttattaattaaataaaatgcttcactcagtttttttttttttttgaaataaggaAGTTTGCATTAAGAAGAAGAATCAGACAGCAAAGTCTCCAACAACAGGTCTGGAGGAGACGTAAAGATGCTTTGGCAACCTAGCAAACAAGGTAATCTAGCCATTAGATGGGCTGCTTTGTTTGCTTGCCTTTTAGCAAATGTATTGACACTCCTGATCTAGACTGAATCATAGCACGACATTCATCTAAAGCATAACCAACCTCTAGAATATTATCATGCGGTCGCGTAATGGCTTGAACAGCTAACAAAGAGTCAGACTCAACCTCGACATTCTGGTACGAAAGGGAAGCCAACCAAAGGAGACCCTCACGGATAGCAACCACCTCGGCTTCTAACACAGAGCTAACCATCACCAGACGTTGAACTTTCCCGATAATGAGCTTACCCTGGTGGTCTCGAAGGAGTAGCCCAATGGAGAATGATCCCTCTCCAACTTTAAAAGTTGCATCTGTGTTGAGCTTAAAAGCTCCTGTAGCAGGAGGTTTCCATCGGTGGGGAGAAGCATGGCAATTTGTAGTGGAGGTAGCAGGCACTGCAGTTCTACTTTCTTTAGCCAACTTCCAATCGGAGAAGTATTTGGCGCTCCAGTCCATTGCAATCCTGCTGTTAACTACTTTATTCTCCCAAACTTTTTTGTTCCGGAAAAACCAAATCCCCCACAAAACTCTAGCTATTAAGAGCAACTCATCATGTCCTGTACCATTCAGTTTATGCAGAAGCCAGTCAGGGGCAAACTCCACCATGCTCATGTCAAGAGACAAACCAACATATTGCCAGCAACTCGCAGCAAAGGGACAATCGAAGAATACGTGTAAGAGATGTTCTACGTCCGAGTCACACATGGGGCAAACTATTGGAAGTTGCACACCTTTAGCTCTCAATTTGTAACGAACTGGAATATTGTTGGGGCAAAATCTCCAGAGGAAAGTTTTGACTTTGTGAGGCACACTTATACGCCATAGTCTTGGGGTAAAAGTAAAAGTAATTTCCTGCAAAGATACACAATTACTTTTACACTTGGGGTTGTATTTGAGATCCGGCAAGCGACCATGATGTACtctgaaattttcaaaataattccaAAACTCTGCAAAGTGTCGAAGCCAGTCTCTGCTAGAAGGTGAATAC
This region includes:
- the LOC108206186 gene encoding small ubiquitin-related modifier 1, with amino-acid sequence MSGTTTADEDKKPGTEGGAHINLKVKGQDGNEVFFRIKRNTQLKKLMNAYCDRQSVEMNSIAFLFDGRRLQGAQTPDELEMEDGDEIDAMLHQTGGGII
- the LOC108206185 gene encoding nucleobase-ascorbate transporter 1-like; translation: MADITHFPMEQLRDLQYCIDSNPPWPESILLAFQNYILVLGSSVMIPTLLVPLMGGTDGEKARVIQTLLFVAGVNTLLQALFGTRLPVVVGGSYAYVIPVLNIIFDSSLQQITDNHDRFIETMRAIQGALIIASSVQIILGYSQVWGLFSRFFSPLGMAPVVALLGLGLFQRGFPELGKCVEIGIPMLLLVIGVSQYLKYWRTVGEMPIFERFPILICITVIWIYSIILTASGAYRDRPIKNQFSCRTDKANLISTAPWFKFPYPFQWGPPTFSPGSSFAMMSAVLVSMVESTAAYNAASRLAIATPPPAYVLSRGIGWQGIGVLLDGLYGTGIGSSVSVENIGLLGLTRVGSRRVVQISAGFMILFSILGKFGAVFASIPFPIYAALYCVLFGLVGAVGLSFLQFTNMNSMRNLFIIGLSLFLGISIPQFFYENSTLHHGLVRTDAGWFNAFLNTIFSSPPTVGLMVAVFLDNTVDVEKSKKDRGMPWWVKFRTFRGDNRNEEFYTLPFNLNRFFPPT
- the LOC108209450 gene encoding uncharacterized protein LOC108209450, whose product is MCDSDVEHLLHVFFDCPFAASCWQYVGLSLDMSMVEFAPDWLLHKLNGTGHDELLLIARVLWGIWFFRNKKVWENKVVNSRIAMDWSAKYFSDWKLAKESRTAVPATSTTNCHASPHRWKPPATGAFKLNTDATFKVGEGSFSIGLLLRDHQGKLIIGKVQRLVMVSSVLEAEVVAIREGLLWLASLSYQNVEVESDSLLAVQAITRPHDNILEVGYALDECRAMIQSRSGVSIHLLKGKQTKQPI